From Oceanipulchritudo coccoides, the proteins below share one genomic window:
- a CDS encoding OmpH family outer membrane protein — protein MTHVKKYLLPVFLMGALVFNLASAEMTVVTVSMQKLFDGYYKSGEANQRLESIREQAVAEAQDKEKELQEMAEQIRSMQEELQNPVLSEDSKAEKQGELQALAEQGRAKQAEFQQWQQQTMGNLNQRSQEIRNTLIEEIVKIVNDIALKDHSADLVFDTSDILGSGVPTVLYADSDLDITDEVMIKLNADAPNN, from the coding sequence ATGACACATGTTAAGAAATACCTCCTGCCTGTCTTCCTGATGGGCGCCCTCGTTTTTAATCTGGCTTCTGCTGAGATGACGGTTGTGACCGTCAGTATGCAAAAGCTCTTCGACGGGTATTATAAATCCGGCGAGGCCAACCAGCGTCTGGAAAGCATCCGGGAGCAGGCCGTGGCAGAAGCACAGGACAAGGAAAAGGAACTGCAGGAAATGGCTGAGCAAATCCGCTCCATGCAGGAAGAGCTTCAGAATCCAGTCCTTTCCGAAGACTCCAAGGCTGAAAAGCAGGGTGAGCTCCAGGCACTCGCCGAGCAGGGCCGTGCCAAGCAGGCTGAATTCCAGCAGTGGCAGCAGCAGACCATGGGCAATCTCAACCAGCGCAGCCAGGAAATCCGGAACACGCTGATTGAAGAGATCGTCAAAATCGTCAACGACATTGCCCTCAAGGATCACAGCGCTGACCTCGTTTTCGACACTTCCGACATCCTCGGAAGCGGCGTTCCAACCGTCCTTTATGCGGACTCGGATCTCGACATCACCGATGAAGTGATGATCAAGCTCAACGCTGACGCACCGAATAACTAA